The following are from one region of the Coffea eugenioides isolate CCC68of chromosome 2, Ceug_1.0, whole genome shotgun sequence genome:
- the LOC113761981 gene encoding probable acetyltransferase NATA1-like, which yields MAAAAPPPPPSPAAIPETIVPETDPPRHPLFARIRLGTIFDVPQLHKLIHQMATYERLTDQFSATEASLAFTLFPSPSPPPPFTSFTVFILEVSPDPFPPTPQDPSNFSPILKTFHLDLPIEDSEKDIFRSEIGGDVVVAGFVLFFPNYSTFLAKPGFYIEDLFVREPYRKKGFGRMLFTAVAAQAAKMGYGRVEWVVLDWNVNAIQFYEQMGAKIQPDWRVCRLTGDALEAFAHLNI from the coding sequence ATGGCAGCGGCAGCACCGCCACCACCTCCCTCCCCTGCTGCCATTCCCGAGACCATCGTTCCAGAAACCGACCCGCCCCGCCACCCACTCTTTGCCCGCATCCGGTTAGGCACCATTTTCGATGTCCCCCAACTCCATAAGCTCATCCACCAAATGGCCACCTACGAGCGCCTGACCGATCAATTCTCCGCCACCGAAGCCTCTCTCGCGTTCACTCTCTTCCCTTCCCCAAGCCCACCTCCACCCTTCACTTCCTTCACCGTTTTCATCCTTGAAGTCTCCCCTGACCCCTTTCCACCCACTCCTCAGGACCCCTCTAATTTTTCCCCTATTCTCAAAACTTTCCATCTGGACCTCCCCATTGAGGACTCAGAGAAGGACATTTTCCGATCCGAAATCGGAGGCGACGTCGTTGTGGCGGGGTTTGTGCTGTTTTTCCCCAACTATTCGACGTTTCTGGCGAAACCCGGGTTCTATATTGAGGATTTGTTCGTGAGGGAGCCATATCGGAAGAAAGGGTTCGGACGAATGCTATTTACGGCTGTGGCGGCGCAGGCGGCTAAGATGGGATACGGGAGGGTGGAGTGGGTGGTGCTGGATTGGAATGTGAATGCTATTCAGTTTTACGAGCAAATGGGTGCAAAAATCCAGCCGGACTGGAGGGTTTGTAGGTTGACCGGAGATGCCCTCGAGGCTTTTGCTCATCTTAACATCTAA
- the LOC113762773 gene encoding probable acetyltransferase NATA1-like — translation MAAAAPQPPPPPFLATIPENTVPETAPFRHPLYARIRLATILDVPHIHKLIHQLATFERLAHQCTATEASLAATLFPSPNPPPPFTSFNVFILEVSPDPFPPPAPQEDTTNSSPLLKTLHLDLPIEDSEKEIFRSEIGGDVVVAGFVLFFPKYSTYLAKPGFHIEDLFVREPYRKHGFGKMLITAVAGQAVKMGYGMVEWVVLDWNVNAIQFYERIGTKVYQDKRICRLTGEDLDVEGSAK, via the coding sequence atggcAGCAGCAGCTCCGCAGCCGCCACCGCCGCCATTCCTGGCCACAATACCCGAAAATACGGTCCCTGAAACCGCCCCATTCCGGCACCCATTGTATGCCCGCATCCGTTTAGCCACCATTTTAGACGTCCCCCACATCCATAAGCTCATCCACCAGCTCGCAACCTTCGAACGCCTCGCCCACCAGTGCACCGCCACCGAAGCCTCTCTCGCCGCCACTCTCTTCCCTTCCCCGAACCCACCTCCGCCCTTCACTTCCTTCAACGTTTTCATCCTCGAAGTCTCCCCTGACCCCTTCCCACCACCTGCTCCACAGGAGGACACGACTAACTCTTCCCCGTTGCTCAAAACTTTGCATCTGGACCTCCCGATTGAAGACTCGGAGAAGGAAATTTTCCGGTCCGAAATCGGAGGCGACGTCGTCGTGGCAGGATTCGTGCTGTTCTTCCCAAAGTACTCGACGTATCTGGCGAAACCCGGGTTTCACATAGAGGATTTGTTCGTGAGGGAGCCTTATAGGAAGCATGGATTCGGGAAAATGCTGATAACGGCGGTGGCGGGGCAGGCGGTGAAGATGGGTTACGGGATGGTTGAATGGGTGGTGCTGGATTGGAATGTGAATGCTATTCAATTTTACGAGCGAATCGGCACAAAAGTTTATCAGGACAAGAGGATTTGTAGGTTGACTGGAGAGGACCTTGACGTCGAGGGGTCTGCCAAATGA
- the LOC113761530 gene encoding splicing factor ESS-2 homolog, with amino-acid sequence MLLSPGHSPRHLPSPSPAPETPSSVSDNSTATTTTAPTSAPSIRQPKRPKVLDEDSYVAAIEKIIERDFFPDIPKLRDRLDWLEAVRSGDPVLIRDAQLKILERRRGSAGESSIDPGTSTKSRTHTLTPGSTFFRNSSFTPFGFDENSAGKFNEHRTTPGPGVGSDRTTIGERLGDGSDGEGEVDTSLTLDEFFRRYTSEDNESFSKIMEKVNRKRKERFGFLLEGEKEGDVKLIEGAKRERVATDGFGTSDQPVATLEGWKYTAKNLLMYHPADRGEAPLTEEEMAERLKGLTKEINRTNTRFRGKVVNYKKEDDAVEVLYTPVAGATPFPLSVRDGDKVKKYDLEDLRKTPNPFYVESGKKAENGYSFVRTPSPAPGVDESPFITWGEIEGTPLRLESEDTPIDIGGSGDGPQFKIPMAPSRDVKAHSLSREAARKLRERSKMFQKPPLPSPVRGGSASPSARTLSPAAQKFVRNAIAKSSHAVDESLRASYRGSSPGMGTPKSGRSMSRFGRDSTGSRSPSAREGSNPPL; translated from the coding sequence ATGCTTTTATCGCCCGGCCACTCCCCTCGCCACCTCCCTTCCCCATCACCGGCACCGGAAACCCCCAGTTCCGTTAGTGATAATAGCACTGCCACAACTACTACAGCTCCTACTTCTGCTCCTTCAATCAGGCAGCCAAAGCGACCGAAAGTCCTCGATGAAGATTCCTACGTCGCCGCCATTGAGAAAATCATCGAACGCGATTTTTTCCCCGATATCCCCAAGCTCCGGGACCGTCTCGATTGGCTCGAAGCCGTCCGCTCTGGCGACCCGGTTCTAATCCGAGATGCCCAGTTGAAAATCCTCGAACGCCGCCGCGGCAGCGCCGGGGAATCCTCGATTGATCCAGGTACTAGTACTAAATCACGGACGCACACCCTAACCCCTGGTTCCACTTTTTTCAGAAATTCTAGTTTTACCCCTtttggttttgatgaaaatagtgCTGGAAAGTTCAACGAGCATAGAACCACCCCTGGTCCCGGGGTAGGGAGCGATAGGACCACGATTGGCGAACGTTTGGGTGATGGGAGTGATGGGGAGGGCGAGGTGGATACTTCGTTGACGTTAGATGAGTTCTTCAGGAGGTATACGAGTGAGGATAACGAGAGTTTTTCCAAGATTATGGAGAAAGTAAATAGGAAGAGGAAGGAGAGGTTTGGGTTCTTGTTGGAAGGCGAAAAGGAAGGGGATGTGAAGTTGATTGAGGGTGCGAAGAGGGAGCGCGTTGCAACGGATGGGTTTGGAACGTCTGATCAGCCTGTGGCTACGTTGGAAGGGTGGAAGTACACTGCCAAGAATTTGTTGATGTATCATCCAGCGGATAGGGGTGAAGCCCCCTTGACGGAGGAGGAGATGGCTGAGAGGCTCAAGGGATTGACCAAGGAGATTAACAGGACTAACACGAGGTTCCGGGGTAAAGTGGTCAATTACAAGAAAGAAGATGATGCGGTTGAGGTGCTTTATACCCCGGTTGCTGGGGCCACGCCATTTCCTCTGTCTGTTAGGGATGGCGATAAGGTGAAGAAGTATGATTTGGAAGATTTGAGGAAGACGCCCAATCCATTTTATGTTGAGTCGGGGAAGAAGGCAGAGAATGGTTACAGTTTCGTTAGGACTCCATCGCCTGCTCCGGGTGTGGATGAGTCGCCATTTATAACATGGGGTGAAATTGAAGGTACGCCATTGAGGTTGGAGTCAGAGGATACGCCTATTGATATTGGCGGTAGCGGAGATGGGCCACAGTTTAAGATCCCAATGGCACCTTCAAGGGATGTTAAGGCTCACTCTTTGTCTAGGGAGGCTGCCCGTAAGTTGAGGGAGAGGTCAAAAATGTTTCAGAAACCACCGCTGCCCTCACCAGTTAGAGGGGGAAGTGCTAGTCCCAGTGCACGAACTCTCTCTCCTGCTGCTCAAAAATTTGTGCGAAACGCAATTGCAAAATCTTCTCATGCTGTTGATGAATCCCTCCGAGCAAGTTATCGGGGTTCAAGTCCAGGCATGGGCACTCCTAAAAGTGGGAGGAGTATGTCAAGGTTTGGCAGGGATAGCACAGGGTCCAGGTCACCTTCAGCAAGAGAGGGCTCTAATCCTCCTCTGTAA